In Miscanthus floridulus cultivar M001 chromosome 5, ASM1932011v1, whole genome shotgun sequence, one genomic interval encodes:
- the LOC136453229 gene encoding VQ motif-containing protein 4-like, which yields MEVSTKQLLPMPHQQDPNSPSSSTSSSSSSSTSPSHPHHRAQPYNLPQSPRPISRTIDTTPFPTTFVQADTTSFKQVVQMLTGAEQPTKNDATTTGAAAANSGSAGTGGGQAASGGPCRPKKPSFKLYERRSSLKNLKMIAPLAMGPPPSPRTRATPEILSPSVLDFPSLRLSSPVTPLTGDPFNRSPASTSSSSEEAERAAIAERGFFLHPSPRGGAEPPRLLPLFPVTSPRMAAPSE from the coding sequence ATGGAGGTTTCCACCAAGCAACTCCTCCCCATGCCTCATCAGCAGGACCCCAACTCCCCTTCCTCTTCCAcctcttcgtcgtcgtcgtcgtccacctCCCCATCTCACCCCCACCACCGTGCGCAGCCCTACAACCTCCCGCAGTCCCCCAGGCCCATCTCGCGCACCATCGACACCACTCCGTTCCCCACCACCTTCGTCCAGGCCGACACCACCTCGTTCAAGCAGGTCGTCCAGATGCTCACCGGCGCCGAGCAGCCCACCAAGAACGACGCGACGACGACAGGGGCAGCTGCTGCCAACAGCGGCAGCGCCGGGACCGGCGGAGGCCAAGCGGCTAGCGGCGGGCCGTGCCGGCCCAAGAAGCCGTCTTTCAAGCTGTACGAGCGGCGGAGCAGCCTGAAGAACCTGAAGATGATCGCGCCGCTGGCGATgggcccgccgccgtcgccgcggacGAGGGCCACGCCGGAGATCCTGTCGCCGAGCGTCCTGGACTTCCCGTCCCTGAGGCTCAGCAGCCCGGTGACGCCGCTCACCGGCGACCCCTTCAATCGCTCGCCGGCGTCGACGTCGTCGTCCTCCGAGGAGGCCGAGCGCGCCGCCATCGCCGAGAGGGGCTTCTTCCTCCACCCGTCCCCGAGGGGCGGCGCCGAGCCCCCGCGCCTGCTCCCGCTCTTCCCCGTCACCTCGCCCCGGATGGCGGCGCCGTCCGAGTGA
- the LOC136455204 gene encoding uncharacterized protein produces MAMKEQRHHLFFPGMDGWVGGNTALLKHCGSRAHKAAQERYIGFINPKVAIDYHIDKWSEEELRLYKKRLTCSLRCIKFLLHQGLAFRGHDESEESSNRCNFIELLKFLAGNSEVNKYVLNNAPADESSDISHKEQLALCLRYVDKLGRPCEYFIGVVHVDDTTSLSLKEAIEGLLVINGLSLQQIRGQVPAMDGAYVPYEKSARYARARNQTNDDHFRREVYIGVIDQISQELDNRFDEINMELLSCMAAFSPSNSFASFDAWKVRRLAEFYPKDFSNNNLLKLELQLDNYIDDMRQDASFQGLDNIVDLSVKLVETKRHKVYDMVYLLLKLILLLPVATASVERVFSALVIVKTKTRNMIGDTVLDDCLVTFIERDIFFQVDEDDIIETFMSLRKRRINK; encoded by the exons ATGGCGATGAAAGAGCAGCGCCACCACCTCTTCTTCCCCGGGATGGATGGGTGGGTGGGAG GAAACACAGCACTTCTTAAACATTGTGGTTCTAGGGCACATAAAGCAGCTCAAGAGAGGTACATTGGTTTTATTAATCCCAAGGTTGCAATTGATTACCACATTGACAAGTGGAGTGAGGAGGAGCTTCGTCTTTACAAGAAAAGATTGACATGTTCACTTAGatgtatcaagtttcttttgcatcaaggattggcattccgtggacatgatgaaagtgaagagtcTAGCAATAGATGCaacttcattgaacttttgaAGTTTCTTGCAGGAAATAGTGAAGTGAACAAGTATGTCTTGAACAATGCACCAG ctgatgagtctagtgatatatcacataaagaacaactagctcttTGCTTGCGTTATGTTGATAAACTTGGAAGGCCATGTGAGTACTTCATTggagttgttcatgtagatgatactacctcTTTGTCACTTAAGGAAGCAATTGAAGGTTTACTTGTTATTAATGGATTGAGTCTGCAACAGATTAGAGGCCAAG TTCCTGCTATGGATGGTGCTTATGTGCCTTATGAAAAATCAGCGCGGTATGCCCGTGCCcgaaaccaaacaaatgatgaCCATTTCAGAAGAGAAGTATAcattggtgtcattgatcaaattAGTCAAGAGCTTGATAATCGGTTTGATGAGATCAATATGGAGCTACTCTCTTGTATGGCAGCCTTCAGTCCTTCCAACTCATTTGCTTCTTTTGATGCATGGAAGGTACGTAGATTGGCTGAATTTTATCCTAAGGACTTCTCCAACAATAATTTATTAAAACTTGAATTGCAACttgataattatattgatgacatgcgacaagatgctagcttccaaggtctagacaacattgttgatctctcggttaagcttgttgaaacaaagaggcACAAAGTGTATGATATGGTGTATTTGCTTCTCAAATTGATATTGCTTTTACCAGTGGCAACTGCgagtgttgaaagggtattttctgcattggttatagtgaaaacaaagacaaggaatatgataggtgATACTGTTTTAGATGATTGTCTAGTCACATTTattgagcgggatattttctttcaagttgatgaagatgatataattgAGACATTCATGTCTTTGAGAAAGCGGCGGATAAACAAGTAA